The Astyanax mexicanus isolate ESR-SI-001 chromosome 12, AstMex3_surface, whole genome shotgun sequence genome window below encodes:
- the ulk1a gene encoding serine/threonine-protein kinase ULK1a, giving the protein MESIGKFEFNRKDLIGHGAFAVVFRGRHKQKHDLEVAVKCINKKNLAKSQSLLGKEIKILKELKHENIVGLLDFQEISGCVYLVMEYCNGGDLAEYLHSKGSLSEDTIRSFLQQIAAAMSVLRCKGIIHRDLKPQNILLTYSSGRRANPNSICVKLADFGFARYLQGNTMAATLCGSPMYMAPEVIMSQNYDAKADLWSVGTIIFQCLTGKAPFQASSPQELRQFYERNRNLSPNIPRETSSHLRHLLLSLLQRNHRDRMDFDEFFHHPFLEASSSMRKSSPVPMPSYPSSGSGSSSSGSSTSHLTPTQSDAETQRPRPPPKSTPPSASQLRDSVFSETEDYVMVPAQFTSETADQGGQANQESEMQSGCSLLSPAACAGRTPPASLSLRMSPSPARPGECCGSTYSQSVPVPVPTQIHNYQRMEQNLQGASRTTVPTHLYCTGGVPGCGRISGSPEAGFVLTPRRLSTGGSRPYQPSPQVGTIPEMPDQPEPQCSRTGQQDMFSDQQGPVSPLFSDLGAMENLTSRYTTYHPDTIVHRWELGRRASCPQTHELEPALSRTRTMPDLQDGCVPPSNLMERRGSVKRSLSTGRLSDMLLKAVFGAQLDKESCEGLNAERPMDIAVPPGGVGYAEKGSGSPAPVLFTLGSPPHGNTPPLNTKHRRYSVGSSSPVSPGWTCGHFYKAYNSPDTQRNTYTDPIASNLPGGVAFVPPELPEETLMEQGHTDMLAHLRFTLAFVHCVIEVAAAKDSGTERSEAPDTSFLEQSLVADQISQLSREWSSAEQLVLYMKCAELLSTALHRAMEAIKQEKLYPSASVKQVVRKLNEMYKECVSLCRSLTARLQLFFSTKQKLMDRFNNITAEKIIYSHTVQMVQAAALDEMFHHGEASAQRYQKALLLMEGLSLIITERSDLNNINKCKQCIERRLFSLQPGLCPA; this is encoded by the exons ATGGAGTCGATTGGAAAGTTCGAGTTTAACAGGAAAGACCTGATAGGACATGGTGCCTTCGCAGTGGTGTTCAGAGGAAGACACAAACAG AAACATGACCTGGAAGTTGCTGTGAAGTGCATAAATAAGAAGAATTTGGCCAAGTCACAGTCACTCCTGGGAAAAGAGATCAAAATACTAAAG GAGCTGAAACATGAGAACATTGTGGGTTTACTGGACTTTCAG GAAATTTCCGGATGTGTCTACCTCGTCATGGAA TACTGCAATGGTGGAGATCTAGCAGAGTACCTGCACT CTAAAGGATCTCTGAGTGAGGACACTATCCGGAGCTTCTTACAGCAGATAGCAGCAGCTATGAGTGTGCTGAGGTGTAAAGGTATAATCCACAGGGACCTGAAGCCGCAGAACATCCTCCTGACCTACAGCTCAGGACGCAGGGCCAACCCCAACAGCATTTGTGTTAAACTGG CTGATTTTGGCTTTGCCAGGTACCTGCAGGGCAACACTATGGCTGCCACACTCTGTGGCTCCCCCATGTACATG GCTCCTGAAGTGATCATGTCACAGAATTATGATGCCAAAGCTGACTTGTGGAGCGTGGGCACCATCATTTTCCAGTGTCTCACTGGAAAAGCCCCATTTCAG GCCAGTAGCCCACAGGAGTTGCGACAATTCTATGAAAGAAACCGGAACCTCAGTCCCAA CATCCCACGTGAAACCTCCAGTCACCTCCGTCACCTGCTGCTGAGCCTGCTGCAGAGGAACCACAGAGACCGGATGGACTTTG ATGAGTTTTTTCACCACCCGTTCCTGGAAGCCAGTTCATCTATGCGAAAAT CCTCTCCAGTGCCCATGCCTTCCTACCCCAGCTCAGGATCTGGAAGCTCTAGCAGTGGCTCTTCAACCTCCCACCTCACTCCCACACAG TCGGATGCTGAAACCCAAAGACCACGCCCACCTCCAAAAAGTACACCTCCTTCTGCTTCTCAGCTGAGAGACTCGGTCTTCTCAGAGACAGAGGATTATGTTATGGTGCCTGCACAGTTCACCA GTGAGACAGCAGATCAAGGAGGACAAGCCAATCAGGAGAGTGAGATGCAGAGTGG GTGTTCTTTGCTGAGTCCCGCTGCCTGTGCGGGAAGGACACCTCCTGCCTCACTTTCACTCCGCATGTCCCCAAGCCCTGCCAG GCCTGGTGAGTGCTGTGGTAGTACCTACAGCCAGTCGGTGCCTGTTCCAGTGCCTACTCAGATCCATAACTACCAAAGAATGGAGCAAAATCTGCAAGGGGCTTCCAG GACCACAGTGCCCACACATCTCTACTGTACAGGAGGTGTCCCTGGATGTGGTCGGATAAGTGGCTCTCCTGAGGCAGGATTTGTTTTGACTCCTCGCAGGCTGTCCACAGGGGGGTCCAGACCATACCAGCCCTCTCCACAAG TGGGCACTATACCTGAGATGCCTGACCAGCCAGAGCCGCAGTGTAGCAGGACAGGGCAGCAAG acatGTTCTCCGACCAACAGGGTcctgtctctccactcttctctGACCTTGGTGCCATGGAAAACCTGACCTCTAGATATACAACCTACCATCCAGACACCATAGTACACAGA TGGGAGCTGGGCAGACGGGCTAGTTGTCCTCAGACTCATGAGCTGGAGCCAGCACTGTCCCGTACCCGGACAATGCCAGACCTTCAGGATGGCTGTGTACCTCCCAGCAATCTCATGGAGAGAAGAGGTTCGGTAAAAAG GTCTCTGAGTACAGGCCGCTTGTCAGACATGCTGCTGAAAGCTGTGTTTGGAGCTCAGCTGGACAAAGAGAGCTGTGAAGGCCTGAATGCAGAGAGGCCCATGGACATTGCAG TGCCCCCTGGTGGTGTGGGGTATGCAGAGAAAGGTTCAGGAAGCCCTGCTCCAGTTCTCTTCACTTTAGGCTCTCCTCCTCATGGAAACACTCCTCCTCTGAACACCAAACACAGACGCTACTCAG TGGGCTCCTCCAGTCCTGTTAGTCCTGGCTGGACCTGCGGCCACTTTTACAAAGCCTACAACTCGCCAGACACCCAGCGAAATACTTATACTGACCCTATAGCATCTAATCTACCTGGAGGCGTGGCCTTTGTGCCCCCTGAACTTCCAGAAGAGACACTAATGGAG CAGGGACACACAGACATGCTGGCCCACCTGCGCTTTACTCTGGCCTTCGTCCACTGCGTGATAGAAGTGGCTGCAGCAAAGGACAGTGGGACCGAGCGGAGTGAGGCTCCAGATACTAGCTTCCTGGAACAGAGTCTGGTGGCTGACCAGATAAGCCAGCTGAGCCGGGAGTGGAG ttctGCAGAGCAGCTGGTCTTGTATATGAAGTGCGCTGAGCTGTTGTCCACTGCCTTACATAGAGCGATGGAGGCGATAAAGCAGGAAAAGCTCTACCCTTCAGCATCCGTTAAACAGG tGGTACGTAAGCTGAACGAGATGTACAAAGAGTGTGTGTCGCTGTGCCGCTCCCTCACTGCGAGGCTCCAGCTGTTTTTCAGCACCAAGCAGAAACTGATGGACCGATTCAATAACATCACTGCCGAGAAAATCATCTACTCACACACTGTCCAAAtg GTTCAGGCTGCTGCCTTGGATGAAATGTTTCACCATGGCGAGGCCTCAGCCCAACGCTATCAGAAAGCTCTGCTGCTGATGGAGGGCCTCTCTCTGATCATTACAGAGAGATCAGACCTCAACAACATTAATAAAT GCAAGCAGTGTATCGAGCGCCGTCTCTTCTCCCTTCAGCCTGGACTGTGTCCAGCCTGA